GTACCATCTTTACCGTTCCACAACGAGACTATAGACACTGAGGGCAATCAAGAACCATGATGAGTACACATCATTACATGCTCAATAAGAATCCCAAAGTCCCCACAGCTCCCTGGCGAGTAATGGACAGTCAAGTTTGCCGGCCCGGACGGTCGTAGGGTAGGTAGGTTCAGTCAGCGACCCCTGAAAGACAAGCTCGTCACCAATTGAGGCCTAATAGATGGGGGTAGAGGACCTGATTCCTCTATCTTCCAATAGATAGGGAGGGCTTATATACACATGCGGCTACCAtgtgcctcctcctcccacctcATACGGCAGTCCTGTCACacacaacaacaaccccGTACCAAGTGTAGCCCCCTGGGGAATTTGTCTACCCTGTCTACTGCTTCCTCAGTATAACAAGCCCCATGCCTCCGCAAAACCATCCCCTAACAGTAATATATGCGTTAGGGTTCGCCTCAGCCCCCGCCAAACCAACCCATTGTCCTCATCGTCAACCTCGTCACGAAGTACTTCAGGCCTCCGCCAAACCACTGTGGCCCGAGGCACAGTGGCGAACGGGAGGCGTCGTCTGGAACCACCACAGGCAGGGGTCCCATGGCGGGGCACCAGCCTGGGACCCCGCACTAACTAACGTAGTAGTACTACGTTAGTCGTGCTAAGGACCACAAAGCCCAAGTGATCTCCTTGCCGTCCGTCTCTTTTTGCTGGGCGGTGCAATTTCGCATCCTCCTTTCCGCTCTGCTGCCATCCCTTCCCGCTCCCAGACCTCCGCCgtgcctcgccctcgctgcaCGATCCGCGAGGTAGCTCCGGAACGCAATTGCACTTTGCATCGTTTGGGAGAATTCGCTGCGTTGAGCCAGTCGCTAGCATGGCGGATACCAAGGTCTACCGGGCCAGCACAACGGCGCCCGTCAACATCGCCGTTGTCAAGTACGCCCCCTCCTTCGCTCCCTCGAAGCAGTCAATGCATTGACACTggctgacgacgactcgATGCAGGTACTGGGGCAAACGCGATCCCAAGCTCAACCTCCCGACCAACAGCTCCCTCTCCGTCACGCTCTCCCAGGCCGACTTGCGGACTTTGACTACGGCCTCGTGTGCGACATCGTTTGCCGGCGACAGCCTCATGCTCAATGGCGAGCAGTCCGACATCTCGGGTGCCCGTACGCAGGCCTGCTTCcgcgagctgcgcgcgcgccgggccgccctcgaggccgccaatACCTCGCTGCCCAAGCTCTCGACCATGGGCCTCAAGCTCGTCTCCGAGAACAACTtccccaccgccgcgggcctcgcctcctcggcggctggcttCGCCGCGTTGGTGCAGGCCATTGCCAACCTATACGAGCTGCCCGACACGCCTGCACAGCTGTCCATAGTCGCGCGGCAGGGTTCTGGGTCGGCCTGCAGGAGCCTGTTCGGCGGCTACGTCGCGTGGCGCAtgggcgacaaggaggaCGGCAGCGACTCCAtggccgacctcgtcgccccggCGTCGCACTGGCCGAACATGCGGGCGCTgatcctcgtcgtcagcgcggccaagaagggcgTCTCGTCCACCTCTGGCATGCAGCAGACGGTGGCCACCTCGGGCCTCTTCCAGCAGCGGATAGCCAACATTGTGCCCGCCAACATGACCGCCATGGAGCATGCCGTCAAGACCCGCGACTTTGCCAAGTTCGCCGAGGTGACGATGCGCGAGAGTAACTCGTTCCACGCGTGCTGCGCCGACACGTACCCGCCCATCTTTTACATGAACGACATCTCCAAGGCGGCCATTCGCGCCGTCGAGAGCATCAAtgccaaggccggcaagacCATCGCCGCGTACACGTTTGACGCAGGGCCGAACTGCGTGGTCTActacctcgacgaggaggcgccgaCTGTGCTGGGGGCGTTCTCGGGCGTGTTGGGAGGTGTTACGGGCTGGAAGGAGGGCTCGGCCGGCGTCAAGTCCAGCGTGAGGCTGGAGGATGGCATCGCCAGCGtgctcaaggacggcgtgAGCAGGGTAATTATGACGAGTGTGGGCGAAGGCCCCCTCAGAACTGAGGAATACTTGGTGGACGAGAACGGCCAGCCTGCGAAGAGGTAATTAGTTGACTGGCGTGCAACTACGTCAATCAACGAGCGCATATACTATTACGCAATTAATTTCGCAAGCATGTGCATTGGTGTTGTTCATCTGATGTTGCGGTGCAGTGAATGGGCGTGCTCGTATGGCCGCAACAGGGCAGGTTGCTTCCAGCACATTTGAACTCCAGCCCTGCaccagctgcccgcccgctcacACCTGCACCTCTCACCTGTGCCCTCGTAACCGCAAGAATTGGCCGTCGCCTTTACTGCCTGCATCCACGCACACACCCAAGGCACATTTGTTCCAAAGCCTGCCGTACTGATTCATCTCCTCTGCTTGATAGCCGGCGGTCTGAAGGTCCCCCTcccatgctgccgccgtagGCTTTCCCCCTGCATCATGCCGCCctccgcagcgccgccgcagctcaaGTTCACGGATCGCCAGCGGCGCTTCGAGCTCACCGACCTGTTCCCCAAGGACCCCTACAGCGAGCCGGCGAAGAGGCATGGCATCGCCGAACTGGTAAATTCCGGCAAGGCGGTGGAACTGCTAGAGATTGAGAAGTCCGGCCATTGGGGCAAGCGATGGCTGCACTTCCCCAATCGTCGCATTCTCCGGATGGTATGTCGCCCGCAACCGTTGGACACGCTTGGGTTGGATCACTGGCTGACTTGAAAGTAGAGAGAGAATGAGCGTGGCTTCGGAACGCCAGAATTTCCTCCTCTGCTTGGCTGGCGCAAGTGGCTCTTCGAAGCCTTTGTGCCCGTCGGGTACCCAAGCTCCGTCTCCAGCGACTACACGGCCTACCAGACGTACGACTCCCTGCAGGCCTTCTTCTCGACAATCACGTCTCTGCTCGCCAATCGAGCGCTGCTCCAGGGCCTGGGGGTCGGAGACGCCaactcgtcggccacgtACGCCATGCTGCTCACGGTGCTCAAAGACGCCACATCCCGCATCGCCACCATCATATTCGCCCATCGcttcggcctcgtcatcgagcccgaggccaaAAAGTaccgcttcctcgccgaTCTCTTCAACGACTctgccttcttcctcgagcTCTTCAGCCCGTACTTTGGGTCCTTTGGCAAGGCCGCGGCGCTTTGCGTGGGGGAGGCGCTGAGAGCAGtgtgcggcgtcgcggcgggcgcgagcaaGGCGGCCTTGAGTGCCCACTTTGCGCAGCAGGACAATCTGTCCGAACTCAacgccaaggaggccagCCAGGAGACCGCCATCGGCCTCATAGGCCTGCTCGTCGGGACTATCATCGTCCACTTGGTTGAGAACCAGATGGTTGTCCTCGTGATGATGATTGCCCTGGTCTACATGCACCTCCGCATGAATTTCAAAGGCGTACGCGCCGTTCAGCTGAAGACGCTCAACAAGCAGCGTGCCAGCATTCTTTTCGAGTGGTACCAGACCATGGGGTACGTACCCACGCCTATGAAGGTGGCCGAGATGGAGAGCATCCTGTTTTGGAACGGCAAGATCACCAACGCGGAAGAGGAGCCCGTCTGCCGTATCGACTACGCCACAAGCTTCGAGGATGCCATGGGACCGCCGGAGACCAGAGACCAGGTCATCGTGGTCGACGGATTCATGCACACGAGATTCGTGCGCCCCTACTGCTCGCCCAAGAAGCTGGCGGAGATCAAGATCATCATGTGGGAAGATGCGGAGCCACAGCATGTCCTCCTTGCCTGGTTCACAGCTATGCAGACGGCCTACGTGATGGAAAAGAGAGTTCCCTACGGAGACGCCAGAAAAGAAGACTTTTACCGATCCAAGGATGATAAGAGCCCGGAGAGACTCATCGATTGGCCACATAGGGGTGCCCGCGATGAGCTGCTCTGGGAGAAGATGGAGCGGTACTCGTGGGACCTCAACGCCGGATCGTTGGAGGGTGGCGACTCGGCTCGGATCAGTACGTGTTTCTCCAAGATCAGCGTGGATCACTAGCACGTCGAGTAGAGTAGACTCGCTTGTCATTTTGGCTTTGGCAACATTTTCTCTGGGGCCTCTCTTACGACTTGGTAGCCATGTACATCACGCAGAGGCATGCGTAAATCATGCTATGTTATTCCATGTTGTTCCTTAGGGACCCGGTGGCTTGCATAGCTCTTGTGGTGATATAATTCGAGAGGCCCCCTGTCAGGGTAGAGTTTCCTCCGGCCCGAAGCAAGGTTTGTCTCCTACCAGAGTCAATACGATGCGCAAATCAGTAAACACGACTTGAAGGCGCATGGTATTGTATAAATACGACGCGGTTCCCAGACGTGGTCTTCCTTTGTGTGCTTTCTTCTTACCATTGATCAACATCACCGCACGGTATCATACTCTTGACGTGTACCGACCGGTTCCGCAGCCCAGATACTTGCTGCCAACGAAGCAATTTAACAGGGCATACGACCTTTCTTCGCACTAAATTTCTACACGGGAGTCATCTTACACTCTCGACTCGACTGCCATCGCCTGTCCTCTTTCGGGCGATCAACACAATCCATCCCCTTCGCACCAAATAACAAACAAGGCCCAACAACGCCCTTTCGCTCGCCCCCCTTCCTACCTCAGCAGCACAACCGCCCACAACTTCCATCCGACATGTCGACCCACGGCCAAGTCCAGACGACGCACCTCGCGACCGTGACCGGCGCGTTTGTTCTTTGGGCCGGAGGTGTCCTGCTCGCCCTGGAAACCGGCCAGGATGCCGTCCTcatggcgctgggcgtggcCCTGCCCGGCACGACCCTGGTCAtgatggtgctggtgctggccctGACggtgagagagaggggcCGAGACCCGGGACTCCCGGCTCCGGTGCAGCACAAGTGCACGGTTGGGGATATTGCGGCTCTCTTGAAGTATCTGGAGGGACGGAAGCTGTGATACATGCGCGCAAATGTCACATCGCGCCTGCACGGAGGCGCCTGCACGAAGGCTTGGGTAAACGGGTTGGAGAATGACATGGGGGTTAGGGACCAATGGGGTTGGGTATGGGGTTGAATTTTCAAGGTGATTTGGTACAGAGTCGGACAGGGTGGTCAGGCAAGGCACAGAGAAGGGTCCAGTTTCTGCAGATGCTACAAGTCAACATGATAAATCCCAAACGCCAGTCCCTATGCAATGGTATCATGTCCTACTCTTACAGCATCACAACCTCATCGACATACAATCCGCGCCCTTACGCCAACCCAGTCCATCGCATGGCGCGCATACGCACGCCCTCCCATGTGTTGAGCTTGGGCCGCACGTCGAGGTAAAAGCTCGGCCCGCCAgcctggccgccagcgcggccggCATAAAAGTCAATCACGTACTCGACGCGCGTGCCACAGCGATCGATGACCCAATCGTGGCGGTCAAACGGCGCCGTGTAGCCGAGGATGGTGTTGATGCGCGCCGTGGGCGTCATGCGCGTGCTCTTGTTCGCAAACGACTCGAGTTTGGGGCCGTCGCATCTGAAGCACCTTCTGTCAGCACACATACCGCCCTGCCTCTCTAGAGGCGCGAAGACGGGGgatgaaaaaaaaaacgcACTTGGATTCCGCGAGGTAGGGTGCCTCCCACTCCTTGATCTGCTGCCAGGCCCGCTCGTTGACGGCGTTGTGGATGGGGACGACGGTCTTCATGTCGgttgcgcgcgcgtcgtAGCCCTTGCGCTTCATGGCCTCGAAGAACATCTTTTCAGACGGATATACCCAGTTGcccgaggcgtcgacgcccgacTCAATCTCGGCGTTGGGCGCGTTGGCGGAGGCGCCGTGGTCGACGgggcaggccgtcgccgccgccgctgctgagCCGCTGGCTGAGCGCGGAATAGTTGAGATGACGCGGTtctcgcccagcgcgccgcggctaggcggcgccgacgaggcagagGTCGGGGCTGGCGTGGCGCCGGAGGAAGAGGACCATGGCAGGTAGGATGTGAGCGTTTGCGTCCATGAtttgggcggcggtgacggttGTTGCGAGGTGTGGTCGACGGGGCACACTGTGCTAGGGGATTGAGCCTTTgcagcttcggcggcgcgggcttgTGCGAGCCACGCATCGCGGGTCTTGTGGTCGACGGGACAGGCCGCCGGGTCCGACTTGTCCGCCATGGTGGATCGTCTGCTGGGCGCAATCCGGCGGGAGGCTTTCAGGGACGGGAGGCGGAGCAGGGTTGATGCTCAATTGATGCCTCCGGTGGTCGATGTGCTATCGCGCAATGAAGCAATGGGCcctgcgtcggcgccgatTCTCGTTCTCGCCACTATGCGCATGCGCATGCAGACATTGCAGAGTAGAGACGAaggttggtggtggttgctgctgcactgGCGGCGGGTTGGGAAATTTCGAGCCGGCATTTTGCCGCTCCCTCAGCAAAGACTGCCTGTTTAGGAAGCCATGCCACCACTACCGGCGCTCGCTATTGGAGGCGACAGACAGGTTTCTGCTGCAAGACTGCTActtggtacgaagtacagtgGGAGTGGCATGTGGTTTCACGCTCGCACATGGAATAAGAAATAAGGTAGGCAGTTGAACCAGAGCCGGCGTGCTACGCCATTTCATTTCGTGTCCGCGGCATCTTTAATTGCAAAATACTGTACCACTTGAGCAGACCCAAATGGAGCTGTATACGTATTTGTTACATCACACTGGTGTACCTTTCTCCACCGTCACCTTCGCAACAGTCGCCGACCAGCACGATGGAGATCGCGATCGGACAAGAATGTCCGGCCACTGTTACGGTGGTTCTCCATGATAGTTGCGCCGAGCATTGAGTCCAGCGAACAGCTATCAGCAGTTGCTATTCAAGCACACCCACGAAGTCCACATGAAGATTCTGCGCGCAAGCTGTCATGAAATCATAGGCCCCTCCGGTGAAGTCATACAGATGACGTCGCTTGTTGGCTGAAGATGGAAGGTTGGGTATAAGAGACGGAAAATAAAGGGTTCACGTTTCGTAGTAGGACAATCTTCTCGTAACAATACTTGAAATCACTGTTCGTCCCCACAATGACCGATTACAACAAGCTCGctgagcaggccgaggccgacctcAACACCTATCAGTCCAAGACGGGCAACGCCCGACCTCAGGGCctggacgacgcgggcgtcaaCTCCATGGCTGCGAAGAAGTTTGGCTCGGCCGAGGTCAactacggcgacgagctgagcACGAATCGAGGCTTCAACAAGCGCATCCCCCCCAGCGAAGGTGGCGCCTTGGACGATCGCGGGCGGTAAGCACACTTCCCCACCTCACTTCACACGGGAGTGACCCGGACCAGCCGTCATCACAGAGGCAGCTGAGCTGACTGGATCTCGTCGCGTCAGACAAACTCGCGGCGAGCACTTTgagggcgcaggc
Above is a genomic segment from Purpureocillium takamizusanense chromosome 2, complete sequence containing:
- a CDS encoding uncharacterized protein (TransMembrane:1 (o262-294i)~EggNog:ENOG503NXNN~COG:S) — translated: MPPSAAPPQLKFTDRQRRFELTDLFPKDPYSEPAKRHGIAELVNSGKAVELLEIEKSGHWGKRWLHFPNRRILRMRENERGFGTPEFPPLLGWRKWLFEAFVPVGYPSSVSSDYTAYQTYDSLQAFFSTITSLLANRALLQGLGVGDANSSATYAMLLTVLKDATSRIATIIFAHRFGLVIEPEAKKYRFLADLFNDSAFFLELFSPYFGSFGKAAALCVGEALRAVCGVAAGASKAALSAHFAQQDNLSELNAKEASQETAIGLIGLLVGTIIVHLVENQMVVLVMMIALVYMHLRMNFKGVRAVQLKTLNKQRASILFEWYQTMGYVPTPMKVAEMESILFWNGKITNAEEEPVCRIDYATSFEDAMGPPETRDQVIVVDGFMHTRFVRPYCSPKKLAEIKIIMWEDAEPQHVLLAWFTAMQTAYVMEKRVPYGDARKEDFYRSKDDKSPERLIDWPHRGARDELLWEKMERYSWDLNAGSLEGGDSARISTCFSKISVDH
- a CDS encoding uncharacterized protein (TransMembrane:2 (i12-30o36-61i)) encodes the protein MSTHGQVQTTHLATVTGAFVLWAGGVLLALETGQDAVLMALGVALPGTTLVMMVLVLALTVRERGRDPGLPAPVQHKCTVGDIAALLKYLEGRKL
- the CYT2 gene encoding Holocytochrome-c synthase (COG:C~COG:O~EggNog:ENOG503P2VY), whose translation is MADKSDPAACPVDHKTRDAWLAQARAAEAAKAQSPSTVCPVDHTSQQPSPPPKSWTQTLTSYLPWSSSSGATPAPTSASSAPPSRGALGENRVISTIPRSASGSAAAAATACPVDHGASANAPNAEIESGVDASGNWVYPSEKMFFEAMKRKGYDARATDMKTVVPIHNAVNERAWQQIKEWEAPYLAESKCDGPKLESFANKSTRMTPTARINTILGYTAPFDRHDWVIDRCGTRVEYVIDFYAGRAGGQAGGPSFYLDVRPKLNTWEGVRMRAMRWTGLA
- the MVD1 gene encoding Diphosphomevalonate decarboxylase (COG:I~EggNog:ENOG503NW3F~BUSCO:EOG09263BG5), translating into MADTKVYRASTTAPVNIAVVKYWGKRDPKLNLPTNSSLSVTLSQADLRTLTTASCATSFAGDSLMLNGEQSDISGARTQACFRELRARRAALEAANTSLPKLSTMGLKLVSENNFPTAAGLASSAAGFAALVQAIANLYELPDTPAQLSIVARQGSGSACRSLFGGYVAWRMGDKEDGSDSMADLVAPASHWPNMRALILVVSAAKKGVSSTSGMQQTVATSGLFQQRIANIVPANMTAMEHAVKTRDFAKFAEVTMRESNSFHACCADTYPPIFYMNDISKAAIRAVESINAKAGKTIAAYTFDAGPNCVVYYLDEEAPTVLGAFSGVLGGVTGWKEGSAGVKSSVRLEDGIASVLKDGVSRVIMTSVGEGPLRTEEYLVDENGQPAKR